ATTTCAATTAATATGTAGTAACCATATATAGATTTGGGACAAGACATAAGAGGGAGAGATTAGTAAATTGGGTGGGTAGCCACGGAAGACACGCGGGGATATTTCTCCACAGATGATAATGTATCCACCTCATCATATAGTGGACCCCGCCCCACCTGATATAACCCATATCCCTTCCATGCCACCCTGCTACTTCCTCTCCCTCGCATTATTAATTATTTGTCCCACTTTCCCTCCCCTTTCTAATCGCCATTTCTGCCACAACCTGAATTTTCAACTTActacaaggaaaaaaaaaaaaaaagagtctaACAACCAAGGAAAAAATTGTAATCTTGAGATCTGATCGGAAGGTTGAGGACGAGAGAATGAGCTCTAAGAGGAAGGTGTTGCAGGGTAACACGACGAGGACGCGTGTAGGGAAGTACGAGCTTGGGAAAACCTTGGGCGAGGGGAGCTTTGCAAAGGTTAAGTTCGCTAAGAATGTTGAGACCGGCGAGTGCGTCGCCATTAAAATCCTCGACCGTGACCAAGTTCTCCGTCACCGAATGGTCGAACAGgtaaaaactaaaaactaaaaactCCCCTCCCTTCAATCTCCTCCATGGTCCATGCACAAACAACACCAAAAACATTTAAGATAGATCTCGGCCGTCAATAAACATGGGTCTCACTTGTACTTATGATCAAAATTTTGTTGCAAGGTCGTTGGCTAATTTGTTGTGTTAAATCTTTGAAGCCTTAAGATTTTCAGTTTTGTATGGGGCAGATAAAAAGAGAAATATCAACAATGAAGCTTATCAAGCATCCCAATGTCATTAAAATATTTGAGGTAAATAAACGAATCCCTGTCATTAAGGCTGGTTCTGTTTAATTAGCATTGCTCATCAAATTATTTAATTCAGAGTTGTTTGTTTTCTAAATTCTAATGCATAGGTTATGGCAAGCAAGACAAGGATTTATATCGTCATCGAATTTGTTGATGGAGGCGAGCTTTTCGACAAAATTGTAAGGGAATTACCAATAATTTACTTACGGATATATTTATGGTGAAATGAACATGTGTAAATAAAATTGTAACCCTCAAGGAACCTTGTTCGATCTATACGTATATAAGTGTTAGATCGTCTTTTTCTAATTATACTGAGGGAAGGTAGTCGTTTATTGTGTATGAGGtgtgaaaataatatttgatatttGTAGGCCAAGAACGGGAGACTAAAAGAGGATGAAGCAAGGAGCTATTTTCATCAGCTTATCAATGCTGTTGATTACTGCCACAGTAGAGGCGTCTACCATAGAGATTTGAAGGTTTTCAACTCTTTTTTTTCCCCCCATTAAGTTAACTGATCAATGAGTACTGTTTTCAAAAGTTTTTTTAGACACATATATTTAATAGTTAATTGCTATACGTTTGCAGCCAGAGAATCTTCTTCTGGACTCGTATGGTGTTCTTAAAATTTCAGATTTTGGATTGAGTGCATTCTCGCAGCAAGTTCGGGTAAGCTTGTATTGTTCAGTTATTGAATATAGAATAGGGTAGAGTAGGTCATTTTTCTTATGCCCGTTGACAAGGGTGCGTCTAACTCTCTTAATCAAACCCCTTTGAGTTGGTTGAAAAATATTTCTTTATTACTTTAATAAAGAAACTACATGCAatacatttttattaaaattttaaaaaatattttattagttaTATACTTATACAATATATTGTATTTGATTGAGTTATCagttaaattgaaaataattaaaacccTTTTCaattataaagtaataaatattatctataaagtatttttaatttattatgattTTCAAATTGCATCAAATTTATCAATTCAGTTAAACTCTCATTTgttaatatgatttttttttcattcgtattgttgatgtttatttttaaaatatatttctaCTACTGTTAGCAAATGCTAATTACCCATAGAAGACATTCTATGATATTTATTTAGAAGAGTAAAAATTATTGTTGATCCAACCTTATTTTAGTTAGTACCGTTGTtataataatgaaaaaaatgtgggtTTAAGAGTATTTAATGgtgtaaattttaattatttaagggCTTGAGAGGCATGGATAGGgattgaaattgaataaaaaaagtaaaaattatcaaaaagaaaagagaaaaaaccctcaaaattccAAAAATATCGCCCGCATGGCTAAAGAAATACACTCTTGAGCTTTGTTATACTTTTTCTAAGGGGACTATCTTTTTTACAGAGATGCCTAATAATTCtttcattttaacaaaaaaaaaaaaaaaagaagagtctCGATGTAAAGGAAAATTTCCATATTAAAAAGGAGAGGAAAATATTAAGAAGATATGATGGAATTCATATGGCGAAACGAAAAAAATCCATTTATAAACCAATAATTTGTATGGGAAAATGGTTGAAACAGATGGTCAAGGCATTTAGTTGGCAGTAACATCTTATAAATGTTAACTATCAAtaatgaaggaaaagaaagaaagctCCATGTCTAGTAGtgtaatcttttattttctttgacaCGTTGAAAATGTAGGAGGATGGGTTGCTTCACACTGCTTGCGGGACTCCAAATTATGTTGCTCCGGAGGTTTTCACTCATGAACTCATAGAAAATAATTAGCTGTATTGCTGcaactcttctttttttttttttttccttttcattctgctatctgatatttttattttcaggtgCTCAAAGATAAAGGTTATGATGGTACATCATCTGATATTTGGTCTTGCGGAGTTATTCTCTTTGTTCTCATGGCTGGTTATTTGCCTTTTGATGAGCCAAGCCTTATAGGCTTGTATAAGAAAGTAAGTACCCTCCAGATTTGGCTTGTCTTTTTAGATGAGAACTTCATTAAAATTGTTTGTACCTTGATAAATTTCAGATCTGGGAGGCTTCTTTCAGCTGTCCATCATGGTTTTCATCTGGTGCTAGGAATTTGATTAAGCGTATTCTTGATCCAAACCCTCTTACCGTAAGTTTCAATTCAATTCATCCTATGAAACTTTGTGATTACTTGCAATCTTTGATCTCAGTATAAGCTTTAACGCGTGCATTTTGGTTGAATTCTGCATGTTCTTCTTGGCAGCGTATAACTATTCCTGAAATTCTACAAGATGAATGGTTCAAGAAAGGGTACAAGCCACCAAAATTTGAGCAGGATGAGGATGTAAATCTTGATGACATAGATGCTGTCTTTAATGACTCAACTGTAAGACATTTTATATTCTGTCTGTTTTGTTGCTCTGGGAAAAGAGGTCCATTCTAACCAAAATCCCTTGCAAGCACTTTTGAATGTCGGCGGATCAACTTTTTTGTCCTGAACTTTTGAACATTGACCCTTTAAACTAGTTTTGTTGTTGTTGTGTGTCCATTGCTTTGGAAACTATGTAACCTAAATGAAAGATTAATAAGAGAATAAATTTCATCTAATGCTAATTATGGTTTTTTTGTTGTTCAGGAACACCTTGTAACAGAAAGGAAAGAGAAACCTGTGTCAATGAATGCTTTTGAGCTTATCTCTAGGTCACAGAGCTTTAGTCTTGACAAATTGTTTGAGAAGCAGTGTGTACGTAACTAAGATCCCTTTGGCTTTCCTTGTATGATATTGTGTTAATCGTAGAATTTGAACATTTCTCTCTGTCAAATATTTCTAGCCTTCATCTCCATTTTCCCTCCTATAATTATTAGAAAGTATTTCTTATCtaagtgtgtatatatatttttttccctTTCTGGTTTGAATTGAAACTGCAGGGTTCTGTGAAGCCAGAAACCAGTTTCGCTTCCCAACGCCCTCCTAATGAAATTCTGTCCAAAATTGAGGAAGCTGCAAAACCTCTGGGCTTTAATGTTCACAAGCGAAACTACAAGGTTTGCTTTATAAGTCGGGCAAGCTAAATTTCTTGCTTATTCAAAACATCTAGTTCAGATTCAACTCTCATGCGTTTGTTCTGCTGGTTTTGGCACAGATGAAGTTGAAAGGTGACAAAAGTGGGAGAAAGGGCCAGCTTTCTGTAGCTACAGAGGTATTGAATTTGTAGCCAGTCAGGCCCCTTTTTAAGTTCGGTTGAGCGCAATGAAAAATTTACTGTTTATTATCTAAATGAAAGCGCATTAGTTACATATTTCTTATTTAGAGACTACATCATTTTGGATAATGTTGCCATGGGATTAGCAAATAGCAATACTGGATTATGACGACCCAGATATTTTAGTCTGAAGCTTGGTATTGTACGAGGTTTAGCTTAGATAGCATTTTCTAAACTACCCTTCAAAGCATTTGAAGATGTTATTAAGATCTTTGATTATTCCATATCTGAGGAACATGTAAACCTAATTGCTCTTCGATCTCAGGTGTTTGAGGTGGCTCCCTCCTTACATATGGTGGAGCTTCGTAAAACTGGTGGTGACACATTGGAGTTTCACAAGGTACAGTTGCTTTTAATTTTAGCTTTGTTGGTGAGAAAATGTTTCAGTAATTCAGTTTAACAGGAATTTTTCTTCCATTTAAATTTGTCCCAATTGAGTTTATGTGcagtaaataataatatgttgAATATGTAAGTTAAACTCATATGCAAGTTGTTGTGTGAATGACAGTTCTATAAAAGTTTTTCGAGTGAACTGAAAGATATAGTGTGGAAATCGGGGGAAACTGCAGAAGCGTAAAGGTCATCTCTCTTGCTCCCTGCTTTATGTTATCATCGTACTGACTAATGAGCAAAATTTACTGACTTCTTGTAATTTGGTTGCGCAGGTCACAACAAAGCCTCGTGTATATACTGTTGGGAAGATGAGTGGACTAGATGCCCCAAAACGCGTGAGGCGCTTGGTTCATTGCCTTTTTTTAATTTCCTTTAGGGAGTAATCAAATCCATTGAAATTTTGCAAACATCTAGCCCAGCTATATTGCTGTTCATCAAATGGAGAAATGCTCTGTTTGTTGCTCTATTTCTGGAAGATATTCCCCTTTTTTATATTAAACTAGAAAGTTTTGGAAAACTAAAAGACCTCGGACATTAGTTCATAGTTAAGTGGTTCAAAACAAGGAAGCTTTTGCTATATGATGCACTTCGTTtcagaaaaatagaaaagattgaAGGGAAAGAACAGAGAGAGAAGTAGAGAAGAAGAAGATTCATTTAGCTATATGATGCACTTCGTTtcagaaaaatagaaaagattgaAGGGAAAGAACAGAGAGAGAAGTAGAGAAGAAGAAGATTCATTTAGCAATTTATCATAATTGTCTACTTACTCGCACCAACGCTAAAAATGGAAGAAAAATGGCAGTTACATGAACCGATTAGGGAAGCTGTTACACTACAACAATAATTCCCAAgcaaaaactcacccttttcacTAAAGAATTAAATGCACCGTTTCACCGAACACGGTTTACTAAAACGCAACTCATTACTAACCCACTTAACTAACTTGTTTTTGTCTTActttcccccaaaaaaaaagatCCATGTCCTCAAGGATCTAAAGTAGGAAATATCTTTTGCAGTCCACTCCTTCAGCATGTCGGTGATTGCCCGATTCCGTTTCTTGACCATGTGCCTTTCTGGGATACGAGTAGACTTTTTAAGCAGAGCCCTATTAGTACCAACTACTGGAAGAATAGATTGCACAAGAGTTTTCCCAACTCGAGGGTAGTTGGAACCTATACGCCACCTTCCCTACCTTGGCCTTAATGGCAAAAGGACCAAAGTACTTAGGAGATAGCTTTTGGTTCAACACTTTTCTGACAGTATGCTACATTTATGGCTGCAAATTGAGATACACGAACTCACCTACTTGGAACTCTTTCTCACTTCTATTTTGATTTGCTAATTGTTTCATCTGTCCTGAGCCTTCTAAGATGAAACTGGAGTAGCCTGTCCTGAGCCTTCTAAGATGAAACTGGAGTAGCCTTCTTGCAATTTCTCTTTGCTGTAAGCTCCTATCAACACTATCGACTGATGATGCACCAGCCAAGTAAGGCAAATGCTGAGGAGGGGCCTGCCCATATAAGGCCTCGTATGGTGTAATTTGGATTGCTAAGTGAAAAGTGGAATTGTACCACCACTCACCAAGAGGTAACCATGACATCCAATCTCCTGGTTTCTCACCAGTCATGTATCACAGATAACTTTTCAGGCACCTTATAATACCCTTTATCCAACTTGATCGTCGGGTCCAAGTCATAAGATGCTATGATTATTGTTGGAGCAACTACGAGCAATCATACACCATTCAACCATTTAAATATGTAAATAAGCATTAAATACATTCACAACATGTCCCATAATCATTTTTGGGTCTCACACGAGTTCATGAAAGTTCTTTTACTAACTCAAATATGAATTAGGACCAAAacgtaatatttttaaaattcttggaCCGACAACACGACGACCTCAAAGCTTTCTCGTCACGGCGTCGTCATCTCAGTGAGTTACGTCACGACGACATGTATGTCCTTTGTAGGTCAAGTCCTTAAGTTTTTGGTAGAATTAAAAAGATAAAACTTTCACTAGAAATAATAATGTGTTGAAGGATTTGTTGATTTTGATTTCTTTAGAAAATGAGTTTATCTCTCCTCaacaattgtaaaattttattttgacctcttaaaaagtttttttttcaatttcggcTCGAGTTTCAATTTTGGTGCATCCTTGCTTCCATCatttgtttttctttctaattttaCCTCTTGTTTTACAAATTGTCCAAGGTgaattcaaaaattattttaggaGCCGAAATTAAATTATGTATTTTATGCTTTTTAACGGGAGAATAACAAATCAGATTTTTCATTCTGATTTTAGTGTTTTtagttttatttgaattttttcaagAGGAAAAGGCTAAAAATGAGAAGGAAAAATCTAATTTATCATTCTCTTATTGGAAAGAGATAAGTATAATGTggaatcacatattcatataatTCTTCTTCCAGCATAAATGGCAATAAAACGTCAAATTCGTTGTTGGGTTTCATCATCAAGACATCCCTCTCTACCACGTAAAAGTAACCTTTCATTCAATTGAATTCCAAGTTATTTTCACTTTGAGTTGCAGGTGTTTTTGTTGCTTTCTCGTCAGTCAATCAAATACTTTGAAACTAACGTATAGGttgccatttatttttcttctcCAATTTCCCAAGTGCCTTGAATGTTATTAAAAGAAAACAACAAGCAATTTAAACCAAATTTGTAGAAGCTTGAATTTTGGTTATTGACACCAAAATTTTAAACCACCAAGAATTGATACACAACTtaaaaaattatgattatataatcgaatttcatttataattaaattatttttatgatataaagataaatatattatatttttaaaatagtgGAAGTTTTTTATATGAAaagttatttttcaaaaaaatatataagaGTTAttcattttacttaatttttagaattattttgtaaaatattttgaaatttaagcaATTAATATTGGGTTAGTAtttagtatactaacaatgtacTTTTTATATTCTATAAAACAGTTTTAAAATTGTCTAAATGTctctttttaatatttatttttaaatattatactaCACTCATATAAGATATTTGTCAACTTGGTGAATCACATGGAGCGGTCAAGGATGACATTGCATAGATTTGGGAATACATCAAGTAGCTCCCTGTGGTATGAGCTGGCTTATATGTAGGCTAAGGGGAGGGTGTGGCAGATTGCATTCGGGTCAGGTTTTAAGTGTAACAATGCTGTTTGGAGAGCTCTTAGGTCGACTCCCATGGGTGAGTATCCGGTGAAGGCTCCTCTTGCTTGATATCTCCGATTTCTATTCATCACTctcttgtaatttattttcttttttggttCATATCTGTTGTAATTTCTTATTGTTGGAGAATCATATTTGACTCAGTAATTTGATGGGTAGTTGAAAGAACCATGATACTTgcattttcttttcaattttgaaaTGAAGCAAAGATTAAATCACTATCAAATGTTTCATTTCAatttttctttatattattaatttcttgACTTGAAGACATTTAAAAACTATTCTTTTAACAAAAAAGTAATGCGTAttgctattatttttatttggtttaatattttatataaattttataaaatactaataatttaaattcaatataaacaCACCtctcaaatttttttgtttttatattattaatttcttgACTAAGTGTGTCGCCATCCTTATATTTTCCAAATAcattagtttaataataatattcattAATTACATTTATGTTCTTTTTATATTATCTTCACTGTTTTTGCACGCAaagtaaaattaaagtaaatattgactcattggttatctaatgtttaactaatatcaaaaggtattacgtggtcggatcATAAATGAACTTAAACGTGTCCTTACTCTAATAAAAAATGGGCAAATCAATTGAAAAACTAATATGTTGTTTATCAAGTCTAATTTGGGGAGATGTTTTGTTTTGGCAATTAGAACGGGTGActccaaaagatagagacatgaatgtgactgactggactgaCAGTACATTTGACAGgatccaagtagaatagatcctagattcatttatgaatttattcaatTGTGACGCTTTTAGTGTGACGTATATTAATCATTGGttgatgatggactatgtatgcattGCTAGAATGCTTTAATGTAAGTAAAaatttgagttcaaatagataatgaACTGAAAATTGGTGCATTAAATATATGACTTCTATAGTATGCATCATTCATAATTGtgaaattcatagctcaattaatgggtaaatgatattccCTCATCGACAttacatgataaatgaaaagtaaacatggctaCTGATTGTTTTCCTTTGTAATAAATGACTTTGTTACTATGTGATGGTAATTGACTTTTTATGAAGGATGATGTAATGATTACTATGAGGTAAAATAATATCATATTGGGAGAATAAATTTATCTtaaaaagattaaggatatcctgtGAGAGTAACATACTTATAATatggtcattggacgagcattgATTGAATACCTTTCGTAATGATATGTAACTGGGGAGAACTTAATAATGATACTATAGTAGAATGATTTTGTGGTTAAGCAAGTTTATATTTAATAGACGAAAAtatgaaacttaattataaattgttTGAGCCATAATTAAATATGTTCAATTGATCCCTCTGCTAGCAtgttgaaaccataaatgaattgcatgtagaacGAAAGGATCAAAAATGGATAAAAATTATGAAAGTTAGAGAAATGAGTCACGTTCACAACAGAATGTACTTTCTTACTAAGTATAGAAATGATTTAGGAACTAATTTAAGTTTttcaattattatttaatcaattaaataattgaagtttgaaaattgaaattaaattaattaatcattatGAACTCgttgaatatgaaaattaaatatatttcttcatatattcttttacggtaaagttgtcatgactttaatggaattagaattgggttgagaaaattatttgattagaaaataatttatctaattaaattaattaagtaaataatgtttattttgagaaatagaaaacaTTTATTTGGttgtattaaattataaagtgtttgGTTAAAATTCCAATAAACAATATAATTGAATCTAATACAAGAGAGACCTAAATCTCCCTATAAAAGGGGCGACATCTCTAGTATTATTTACTAGGGTGTGCTGTTCACCCCATTCTACTTAGAGTAGACTAttgttttttattaaataaatattatttgtattTTACTAATTCGACCAAGATTTTCTCTCTCCATATAAATATATGTACTAGTAGAGTTATTTACACGagtttgagatattgttattctaccaaaaagttgtaaaaaattattttctaagaACAAATCCTATTTTTTTAGGAATTACAATTCTACTGGGTTTTATTGAGAGACAATTACTTTCCAACTAAAAGTAATAAATCATTTCTGGTTCTGTGTTTGGTTCGTGATTGTTTGAGACTACACTCGCAATAAtttgtggtacgagaatagtaGAAAAGATTATTCGGTTGGAAGCCTATAACATCTAGGATCCGTCTTGCACAAAGCCCatgtatttttcaaaaaaaaaattgttataaatatcacaaaccgactcgatttaaaaaaaaaaattgtgaccGAAAATCGTTTTCTAAGTTAGATTTTTCCAAAAGGTTGCTCACTTTATCCCTTAACAATGTGATTTAAGAGTTTGATCCCTACTTATGGAAATGAAGCACATTTCATGAtcagccatttattttattgtaaaGCACCCGTAACTAGAGATTAATTTgacaataattttaataataattaatttattgttttatatattatataaataaatatggataaGAAGACTAATAAAGTCTATTTCTAATTGATTTATGGTGCGTTATaagattgaaaattttaaaacgttTTGGTTTGCTTTAAAAATAGAAATCATTTTGCAAAtatttttaactaattttaaTTCTTTAAGACTCTTTGTATTATTATAAAAAACATAAAGAGTAATAAAGACTATTTAGGCATTGACAGTAATTTTAGTAATAATTAATGTTTCATTCACAATATTAATTAGGTATAGTATTATTTAGTCTTTAGCTAATATAAATTAGTAATAAAATACAATtccaataaaaaatttcaatttattttaaataaaaattagaataaatttatattatagaATTTAAAGTGATATTAAAGAAAAGTACATATATGCATTAGAAAATATGTAAGATGTTAAAAATTTGAATTGATCCGTCGTCGTATTTAAGACACTGTTTTAATGGTTATCCTGATCTTTACTTATGGTGTTCCCGAAGTATATGCTTTTTAGCCTCTACCTACCTCACTAAATTCACCCCATTTGTGGATTAGCTCCcaaatcttttttctttttctttcttttggctGAGAAAGAAAATCGTAAAAAAGATCATACATAAagaaagaggaagaagaagaattaTGTGGGCTACGTCTCTCGCTGCTTCCTTACCTTACTTGCCTGCCCCCATACCCATACATACCAGGTATCCTTTTCCCCTCAACGTGCGTTTACCTCGTCACCCAGCCGCCTCCAACCAAGATGATGGAAAGGAAATAAGTGGGTCCGACGTGCTATGGGCTCTGCAGAGAGCAGCCGCCCACAAGAAGAAAGCCAACCGAAAGAAGACGGGTTCAGCATCATTACCCGAAGCCACCCAAAGACTGGAGGATACCATCGATTACACTAATGTCAAGCCCTTGCAGATAAGGACTGAGTGGAGCCTTAAGCTGGATGAGCTGGAAAAGCGTCTTCACGTGCTCCAACAGGAAGGCACCACTTAAATTAAGCATCTCCTTCTTTTGTGATAACCGATATGTTTGATTTTTACCTGGAAACACAATTCAAGTGTACGCAAAATTGCATAATTTTCTGCTCATCTTTTTCTTTGTTAAGACAAGCTTAAGAAATTTGCTCATTGATCATCATTTTGGATTCTGCTACTTACCATGTTCCTTTTGGTTTTTAATCAGCTATATTCTCGGAGTTCGATTGGGAGGAAAATACATCTTCAATACACGTCATTCTTTCGTTACAGCAGCAACAACAATAACAATTTCACTGCACGTTGCTGCACCTGTTCCGCTGTTTATCAGGTCTAGATCGTGAAATCAATTCAGTTCCTCCTCGCAAGCTTTCCCTCACCCATAAAAAGGTGTACCTTCTATTGAGTTTTGCCATCTAAAACAATACTTTTTATCTATGTTTAGTCCTGATGGTCTTACCCACTTACTTGGATATGTTGAGAAGACAAGATGGTAGAagaccaataataataataatcataataataataataataataaatgaaaagaCGAAGGCTGCACCAAAAAAGTTGCGTTGAGAGTTACCCAAAACCAATCCAGATAGGTCATATCCACGAAACAGAGGAAACTACAAGGAATCCACTTCAAACATGGAATACGGAGTGGAGCCTGTATATAGCCCTTGAGAGTTAAAAGCAAAACCCAACTTTTGTTTCCTGCTATGTAACAATAAAGCAATCCACCAAGTACAACTAAACTTGTCGAACAATATAATTTCAACTACCTCTCCGACAGAcctttttaagttttttatatgATGCTCCAAATTTCCCCATTCCAACATTGTTTTCACTCTCTAATTTCGTTTTATAATCCATGATTTTGGGTGGTATGGAGGCAGTGAACGAGAGAGATAAGAGGGTGGTTAAAGAGTCCCCTTCACCATTCCTCCAACTACATCTGTCTCCTGTTTCCCAGCAAAAGCGCTACCTGATGTCCACACTCCCACAAACTAATAGGGTCTGTACCTTCTACTGCGGTTGCCTTCAACACCTCCACTATTTCCACCTCGCCCTGCTCCTCCTCCCGGGCCATTGCCCCGATCAACTCTTCGAGGACGTGGGGTTGGCATCTGCACTCCTGGCTGTTGGCTGCCCAAATTCCACAACAGCAAAAGCAATTGTTGAAAATATATTGTCAACTGaggaaaatattataatttaaccaAAACAAGGTGACTTACAGGACATATCCTATTCGGCCATCTGGTAGAACCATGGGCACCATAGCCATATTTGTAGGCATTGGGCCTCTTCCATATATTACTGGCTGTTAATGTGCATGATTATAAATTAGTTTTACCAATACGAGAACTGCatctaagaaaaataaaaatacacaaatcAACCTGAGTACCTGCTGAAAACTAGTGGCAACACCAAATCCAGCACTTGGAGAGCCATATGTAGTTCCAGTAAAACCACCATACCCAGGATGTTGAAGGTGGTTTGGATTAAGCCCAGCAATGTAAGGGTATGCTGCATCAGTTTTCTTATCAGCCTGAGGTTTGGCAAGGACAACTTCCAAGACTTGGCCTACAGTCATGTCAGTCAAAATATTTTTAGGGGAAAGGCATCTAACAAATTTTCTAATGCCATATCTCATAGACAACCACACAAAGGGATCTCTTTACAAGTCAAAATTAGAAATAAGTTGATCTAAAATAAACCAAGTCTAAGCAAATCCTGATAAAAAATAAGTCCATTTAGATACAATCAACTCTAAGCAAATCCTACAATTGGAGTTAGTTTTTCCAGATATATTTCATGAGGTGATAACTTACAAGGACATTCCTCTGAGGTTATTAGATCAAGAATAAATTAACTGCTTATGTTCTTCAGAAACCTCAATATATGCATAAAAGAACAATTATCTCAGCAGTCTCAAAATTAGTTCACTGAAAATTGATTACTGAAGAAAAATGCACATGCAATATGAGCATGATAAGATGTAAATTTCTAAAAGAACTAAGACACAAGTACAGCAGGACACAACAATAAGAATATTTTTTATGCATCTTTTTTATATAAGTATTATTTTTCATTCACATACAGTTAATTCTTCACAAAACTTTCTTATCATTAAA
This is a stretch of genomic DNA from Gossypium arboreum isolate Shixiya-1 chromosome 11, ASM2569848v2, whole genome shotgun sequence. It encodes these proteins:
- the LOC108474033 gene encoding CBL-interacting serine/threonine-protein kinase 9-like isoform X3; translated protein: MGQIKREISTMKLIKHPNVIKIFEVMASKTRIYIVIEFVDGGELFDKIAKNGRLKEDEARSYFHQLINAVDYCHSRGVYHRDLKPENLLLDSYGVLKISDFGLSAFSQQVREDGLLHTACGTPNYVAPEVLKDKGYDGTSSDIWSCGVILFVLMAGYLPFDEPSLIGLYKKIWEASFSCPSWFSSGARNLIKRILDPNPLTRITIPEILQDEWFKKGYKPPKFEQDEDVNLDDIDAVFNDSTEHLVTERKEKPVSMNAFELISRSQSFSLDKLFEKQCGSVKPETSFASQRPPNEILSKIEEAAKPLGFNVHKRNYKMKLKGDKSGRKGQLSVATEVFEVAPSLHMVELRKTGGDTLEFHKFYKSFSSELKDIVWKSGETAEA
- the LOC108474033 gene encoding CBL-interacting serine/threonine-protein kinase 9-like isoform X2, which translates into the protein MSSKRKVLQGNTTRTRVGKYELGKTLGEGSFAKVKFAKNVETGECVAIKILDRDQVLRHRMVEQIKREISTMKLIKHPNVIKIFEVMASKTRIYIVIEFVDGGELFDKIAKNGRLKEDEARSYFHQLINAVDYCHSRGVYHRDLKPENLLLDSYGVLKISDFGLSAFSQQVREDGLLHTACGTPNYVAPEVLKDKGYDGTSSDIWSCGVILFVLMAGYLPFDEPSLIGLYKKIWEASFSCPSWFSSGARNLIKRILDPNPLTRITIPEILQDEWFKKGYKPPKFEQDEDVNLDDIDAVFNDSTEHLVTERKEKPVSMNAFELISRSQSFSLDKLFEKQCGSVKPETSFASQRPPNEILSKIEEAAKPLGFNVHKRNYKMKLKGDKSGRKGQLSVATEVFEVAPSLHMVELRKTGGDTLEFHKFYKSFSSELKDIVWKSGETAEA
- the LOC108474033 gene encoding CBL-interacting serine/threonine-protein kinase 9-like isoform X1, which codes for MSSKRKVLQGNTTRTRVGKYELGKTLGEGSFAKVKFAKNVETGECVAIKILDRDQVLRHRMVEQFCMGQIKREISTMKLIKHPNVIKIFEVMASKTRIYIVIEFVDGGELFDKIAKNGRLKEDEARSYFHQLINAVDYCHSRGVYHRDLKPENLLLDSYGVLKISDFGLSAFSQQVREDGLLHTACGTPNYVAPEVLKDKGYDGTSSDIWSCGVILFVLMAGYLPFDEPSLIGLYKKIWEASFSCPSWFSSGARNLIKRILDPNPLTRITIPEILQDEWFKKGYKPPKFEQDEDVNLDDIDAVFNDSTEHLVTERKEKPVSMNAFELISRSQSFSLDKLFEKQCGSVKPETSFASQRPPNEILSKIEEAAKPLGFNVHKRNYKMKLKGDKSGRKGQLSVATEVFEVAPSLHMVELRKTGGDTLEFHKFYKSFSSELKDIVWKSGETAEA
- the LOC108473760 gene encoding uncharacterized protein LOC108473760, whose product is MWATSLAASLPYLPAPIPIHTRYPFPLNVRLPRHPAASNQDDGKEISGSDVLWALQRAAAHKKKANRKKTGSASLPEATQRLEDTIDYTNVKPLQIRTEWSLKLDELEKRLHVLQQEGTT